The following coding sequences are from one Triticum aestivum cultivar Chinese Spring chromosome 5A, IWGSC CS RefSeq v2.1, whole genome shotgun sequence window:
- the LOC123105072 gene encoding UDP-glycosyltransferase 83A1, with protein MARGHVMVLPMPCQGHVVPLMELSHRLVDHGFQVTFVNTEVDHALVLAAMAPDGAAALRGIHLASIPDGLAGDEDRKDLNKLIDAYSRHMPGYLERLVGEMEDAGRPRVKWLVGDVNMGWSFEVARRLGIRVASFWPASAACLAIMLKIPQLIQDGVLNDKGWPVRQETLQLAPGMPPLHTSLMSWNNAGAPEGQHIIFDLVCRNNKFNDLAEMTVCNSFQEAEAGAFKLFPNILPIGPLFADGEFQKPVGNFLPEDARCLKWLDARADGSVVYVAFGSMAIFDPRQFRELAEGLELAGRPFLWVVRPDFTPGLSKAWLAEFSQRVAGTGMIVSWCSQQQVLGHRAVACFVSHCGWNSTMEAARNGVPVLCWPYFCEQFLDRSYVTDVWRTGLAVCPGDDGIVAKEEVRGKVESVIGDAGIRKRASWLKDAASECIGEGGSSEKNFKKFIDLLSQ; from the exons ATGGCGAGGGGCCACGTGATGGTGCTGCCCATGCCGTGCCAGGGCCACGTCGTGCCGCTCATGGAGCTCTCGCACCGCCTCGTCGACCACGGCTTCCAGGTCACCTTCGTCAACACCGAGGTGGACCACGCGCTCGTGCTCGCCGCCATGGCGCCCGACGGCGCCGCCGCGCTGCGCGGCATCCACCTCGCCTCCATCCCGGACGGGCTGGCCGGCGACGAGGACCGCAAGGACCTCAACAAGCTCATCGACGCCTACTCGCGCCACATGCCGGGCTACCTGGAGCGGCtcgtgggggagatggaggacgcTGGGCGGCCCAGGGTGAAGTGGCTCGTCGGCGACGTCAACATGGGCTGGTCCTTCGAGGTCGCCAGGAGGCTCGGCATCCGCGTCGCCTCCTTCTGGCCGGCCTCCGCGGCGTGCCTCGCCATCATGCTCAAGATCCCCCAGCTCATTCAGGACGGCGTCCTCAACGACAAGG GATGGCCGGTGCGGCAGGAGACGCTGCAGCTCGCCCCGGGGATGCCGCCGCTGCACACGTCGCTCATGTCGTGGAACAACGCCGGCGCCCCCGAGGGGCAGCACATCATCTTCGACCTCGTGTGCCGGAACAACAAGTTCAACGACCTCGCCGAGATGACCGTGTGCAACTCGTTCCAGGAGGCGGAGGCCGGCGCGTTCAAGCTCTTCCCCAACATCCTGCCCATCGGTCCGCTCTTCGCCGACGGGGAGTTCCAGAAGCCCGTGGGCAACTTCCTGCCGGAGGACGCGAGGTGCCTCAAATGGCTGGACGCGCGGGCCGACGGCTCCGTCGTCTACGTGGCCTTTGGCAGCATGGCCATCTTCGACCCGCGCCAGTTCCGGGAGCTGGCcgaggggctggagctcgccggCCGGCCCTTCCTGTGGGTGGTGCGCCCGGACTTCACCCCCGGACTGAGCAAGGCGTGGCTCGCCGAGTTCAGCCAGCGCGTCGCCGGCACCGGCATGATCGTCAGCTGGTGCTCCCAGCAGCAG GTCCTGGGGCACCGCGCGGTGGCCTGCTTCGTGTcgcactgcgggtggaactcgACGATGGAGGCGGCGAGGAACGGCGTGCCGGTCCTGTGCTGGCCCTACTTCTGCGAGCAGTTCCTGGACCGGAGCTACGTCACCGACGTGTGGAGGACCGGCCTCGCCGTGTGCCCCGGCGACGACGGCATCGTGGCCAAGGAGGAGGTGCGGGGCAAGGTGGAAAGTGTCATCGGCGACGCGGGCATCAGGAAGAGGGCGTCCTGGCTCAAGGACGCGGCGTCCGAGTGCATCGGCGAGGGCGGCTCGTCGGAGAAGAATTTCAAGAAGTTCATCGACCTGCTAAGCCAATGA
- the LOC123105073 gene encoding UDP-glycosyltransferase 83A1 isoform X1 codes for MAGAAPHVMVLPFPAQGHVTPLMELSHRLVDHGLQVTFVCTEPIHKLLLDALPRNGGGEALDGIRLVSVPDGLADGDSRRDLGKVLAGVLGRVPGHVAELIRETEASGERKVRWLVADSTMACCFQAARNLGVRVASVCPASAACLATSLRIPQLVQDGIFDHNDARRRQRHDRQLVPPAAGSRASGGGMLRVALRVELDDGGGEERRAHPVLALLLRLVREPELHLRHLEDWFGRDAWRGRRRHQGRGEGETRTAHRRQGNRGEGADAQGCSSQERQRGRLLVREFQEICRSPDGVSCTISLFLEFY; via the exons ATGGCCGGGGCGGCGCCCCACGTCATGGTGCTGCCGTTCCCGGCGCAGGGCCACGTCACCCCGCTCATGGAGCTCTCGCACCGCCTCGTCGACCACGGCCTCCAGGTCACCTTCGTCTGCACCGAGCCCATCCACAAGCTCCTTCTCGACGCCCTGCCGCggaacggcggcggcgaggcgctggacGGGATCCGCCTGGTCTCCGTACCGGACGGCCTGGCCGACGGCGACAGCCGCAGGGACCTAGGCAAGGTCCTGGCCGGGGTCTTGGGGCGCGTGCCGGGCCACGTGGCGGAGCTCATCAGGGAGACGGAGGCGTCCGGGGAGAGGAAGGTGCGGTGGCTCGTCGCCGACTCCACCATGGCGTGCTGCTTCCAGGCCGCGAGGAATCTCGGCGTCCGGGTCGCCTCCGTCTGCCCGGCGTCCGCGGCGTGCCTTGCCACGTCGCTCAGGATTCCCCAGCTCGTACAGGATGGCATCTTCGACCACAATG ACGCGCGTCGCCGGCAACGGCATGATCGTCAGCTGGTGCCCCCAGCAGCAG GTTCTCGCGCATCCGGCGGTGGCATGCTTCGTGTcgcactgcgggtggaactcgACGATGGAGGGGGCGAGGAACGGCGTGCCCATCCTGTGCTGGCCCTACTTCTCCGACTAGTTCGCGAACCGGAGCTACATCTGCGACATTTGGAGGACTGGTTTGGGCGTGACGCATGGCGAGGACGGCGTCGTCACCAAGGAAGAGGTGAAGGCGAAACTCGAACAGCTCACCGGCGACAAGGGAATCGCGGAGAGGGCGCGGATGCTCAGGGATGCAGCTCGCAAGAGCGTCAGCGAGGGAGGCTCCTCGTACGAGAATTTCAAGAGATTTGTCGATCTCCTGATGGAGTGAGCTGCACCATTTCGCTCTTCCTAGAGTTCTACTAG
- the LOC123105073 gene encoding UDP-glycosyltransferase 83A1 isoform X2, translating to MAGAAPHVMVLPFPAQGHVTPLMELSHRLVDHGLQVTFVCTEPIHKLLLDALPRNGGGEALDGIRLVSVPDGLADGDSRRDLGKVLAGVLGRVPGHVAELIRETEASGERKVRWLVADSTMACCFQAARNLGVRVASVCPASAACLATSLRIPQLVQDGIFDHNEKSRRASPATA from the exons ATGGCCGGGGCGGCGCCCCACGTCATGGTGCTGCCGTTCCCGGCGCAGGGCCACGTCACCCCGCTCATGGAGCTCTCGCACCGCCTCGTCGACCACGGCCTCCAGGTCACCTTCGTCTGCACCGAGCCCATCCACAAGCTCCTTCTCGACGCCCTGCCGCggaacggcggcggcgaggcgctggacGGGATCCGCCTGGTCTCCGTACCGGACGGCCTGGCCGACGGCGACAGCCGCAGGGACCTAGGCAAGGTCCTGGCCGGGGTCTTGGGGCGCGTGCCGGGCCACGTGGCGGAGCTCATCAGGGAGACGGAGGCGTCCGGGGAGAGGAAGGTGCGGTGGCTCGTCGCCGACTCCACCATGGCGTGCTGCTTCCAGGCCGCGAGGAATCTCGGCGTCCGGGTCGCCTCCGTCTGCCCGGCGTCCGCGGCGTGCCTTGCCACGTCGCTCAGGATTCCCCAGCTCGTACAGGATGGCATCTTCGACCACAATG AGAAATCCAGACGCGCGTCGCCGGCAACGGCATGA
- the LOC123107845 gene encoding UDP-glycosyltransferase 83A1-like: MAKGHVMVLPMPCQGHVVPLMELSHRLVDHGFEVTFVNTDVDHALVLAALPNGGEALRGIHLASIPDGLADDEDRKDLNKLVDAYPRHMPAYLEALVGEMEAAGRPRVKWLVADFNMGWSFEVAKRLGIRVASFWPASAACLAIILKIPQLIQDGVLNDKGWPERQETLQLAPGMPPLHTSLLPWNNAGDPDGQHIIFQLVCRNNKFSDHAEMTVCNSFHDAEAGAFKLFPDILPIGPLFADKEFQRSVGNFLPEDTSCLKWLDARPDSSVVYVAFGSMAIFDPRQFQELAEGLELTGRPFLWVVRPDFTAGLSKEWLEEFKKRVAGIGMIVSWCSQQQVLAHRAVACFVSHCGWNSTMEAVRNGVPVLCWPYFCEQFLDRSYVTDVWRTGLAVCPGEDGVVTKEEVRCKVESVIGDADFRKRASWLKDNAWRCISDGGSSHENFTRFVDLLSE; the protein is encoded by the exons ATGGCCAAGGGTCACGTGATGGTGCTGCCCATGCCGTGCCAGGGCCACGTCGTCCCGCTGATGGAGCTCTCGCACCGCCTCGTCGACCACGGCTTCGAGGTCACCTTCGTCAACACCGACGTGGACCACGCGCTCGTGCTCGCCGCGCTGCCcaacggcggcgaggcgctgcgcggcatCCACCTGGCCTCCATCCCGGACGGGCTGGCCGACGACGAGGACCGCAAGGACCTCAACAAGCTCGTCGACGCCTACCCGCGGCACATGCCGGCCTACCTGGAGGCGCTGGTCGGGGAAATGGAGGCGGCCGGCAGGCCCAGGGTGAAGTGGCTCGTCGCCGACTTCAACATGGGCTGGTCGTTCGAGGTCGCCAAGAGGCTCGGCATCCGGGTCGCCTCCTTCTGGCCGGCGTCGGCGGCGTGCCTCGCCATCATTCTCAAGATCCCCCAGCTGATCCAGGACGGCGTCCTCAACGACAAGG GATGGCCAGAGCGGCAGGAGACGCTGCAGCTGGCCCCGGGGATGCCGCCGCTCCACACGTCGCTGCTGCCGTGGAACAACGCCGGCGACCCCGACGGACAGCACATCATCTTCCAGCTCGTGTGCCGGAACAACAAGTTCAGCGACCACGCCGAGATGACCGTGTGCAACTCGTTCCACGACGCCGAGGCCGGCGCGTTCAAGCTCTTCCCCGACATCCTGCCCATCGGCCCGCTCTTCGCCGACAAGGAGTTCCAGAGGTCCGTCGGCAACTTCTTGCCGGAGGACACTAGCTGCCTCAAATGGCTGGACGCGCGACCTGACAGCTCCGTCGTGTACGTGGCCTTCGGGAGCATGGCCATCTTCGACCCACGCCAGTTCCAGGAGCTGGCCGAGGGGCTGGAGCTCACCGGCCGGCCGTTCCTATGGGTCGTGCGCCCGGACTTCACCGCCGGCCTGAGCAAGGAATGGCTCGAAGAGTTCAAGAAACGCGTCGCCGGCATAGGCATGATCGTCAGCTGGTGCTCCCAGCAGCAGGTCCTGGCGCACCGCGCGGTGGCGTGCTTCGTGTcgcactgcgggtggaactcgACGATGGAGGCGGTGAGGAATGGCGTGCCGGTCCTGTGCTGGCCCTACTTCTGCGAGCAGTTCCTGGACCGGAGCTACGTCACCGACGTGTGGAGGACCGGCCTCGCCGTGTGCCCCGGCGAGGATGGTGTTGTGACCAAAGAGGAGGTGAGGTGCAAGGTGGAAAGTGTCATCGGCGACGCCGACTTCAGGAAGAGGGCGTCCTGGCTCAAGGATAACGCTTGGAGGTGCATCAGCGACGGCGGCTCGTCGCACGAGAATTTCACTAGATTTGTGGACCTCCTAAGTGAATGA
- the LOC123107846 gene encoding UDP-glycosyltransferase 83A1 — protein sequence MAGAAPHVMVLPFPAQGHVTPFMELSHRLVDRGFQVTFVCTELIHGLLLDTGTTGDALCGIRLVSIPDGLADRDDRRDLCKFVGGITRYMPGYVVDLIRETEASGESKVKWLIADVNLGFCFQGAKNLGVRVAAVWPAAGGSLATWFTIPKMIEDGFIDDKGVAKRQEKYEIAPNMPPVCPSRMPWLIDGPPEGQQEVFQLVVYDNAKATSLAEMLVCNSFLDAETAAFGLFPEILPIGPLFADKELRKPVGQFWPEDVSCLEWLDAQSEGSVVYVAFGSFTIFDPRQFRELAEGLELTGRPFLWVVRPDFTSDVLGKAWFDEFQSRIAGKGMIVSWCPQQQVLAHPAVACFMSHCGWNSTMEAVRNGVPILCWPYFADQFTNRSYICDIWRTGLAVTLGDGVVTKEEVKSKLEQVIGDEGIAERVGMLRDAARMSINEGGSSYKNFQRFVTLLNE from the exons ATGGCCGGCGCCGCGCCTCACGTCATGGTGCTGCCGTTCCCGGCGCAGGGCCACGTCACGCCCTTCATGGAGCTGTCGCACCGCCTCGTCGACCGCGGCTTTCAGGTCACCTTCGTCTGCACCgagctcatccacgggctcctcctCGACACCGGCACCACCGGCGACGCGCTGTGCGGCATCCGCCTCGTCTCCATACCGGACGGCCTGGCCGACCGCGACGACCGCAGGGACCTCTGCAAGTTCGTGGGCGGGATCACGCGGTACATGCCGGGCTACGTGGTGGACCTCATCAGGGAGACGGAGGCGTCCGGAGAGAGCAAGGTGAAGTGGCTCATCGCCGACGTCAACTTGGGGTTCTGCTTCCAGGGCGCCAAGAACCTCGGCGTCCGGGTGGCTGCCGTCTGGCCGGCGGCTGGCGGGAGTCTGGCGACGTGGTTCACGATTCCCAAGATGATAGAGGATGGCTTCATTGATGACAAGG GCGTGGCAAAGCGACAGGAGAAGTACGAGATCGCCCCGAATATGCCGCCGGTCTGCCCGTCGCGCATGCCATGGTTGATCGACGGCCCACCGGAGGGGCAGCAGGAAGTCTTCCAGCTGGTGGTCTATGATAACGCGAAGGCGACCAGCCTCGCCGAGATGCTCGTGTGCAACTCGTTCCTCGACGCCGAGACTGCGGCGTTCGGGCTGTTCCCGGAGATACTGCCCATCGGCCCGCTGTTCGCCGACAAGGAGCTCCGGAAGCCCGTCGGGCAGTTCTGGCCGGAAGACGTCAGCTGCTTGGAGTGGCTCGACGCGCAGTCCGAAGGCTCCGTTGTGTACGTGGCGTTCGGCAGCTTCACCATCTTCGACCCGCGGCAGTTCAGAGAGCTCGCCGAGGGGCTGGAGCTCACCGGCCGGCCGTTCCTGTGGGTGGTGCGCCCGGACTTCACCTCCGACGTCCTCGGCAAGGCGTGGTTCGACGAGTTCCAGAGCCGCATCGCCGGCAAGGGCATGATCGTCAGCTGGTGCCCCCAACAGCAG GTTCTGGCGCATCCCGCCGTGGCGTGCTTCATGTcgcactgcgggtggaactcgACGATGGAGGCGGTGAGGAACGGCGTGCCGATCCTGTGCTGGCCCTACTTCGCCGACCAGTTCACGAACCGGAGCTACATCTGCGACATCTGGAGGACCGGCTTGGCCGTGACGCTCGGAGATGGAGTCGTGACGAAGGAGGAGGTGAAGAGCAAACTTGAGCAGGTCATCGGCGACGAGGGAATCGCGGAGAGGGTAGGGATGCTCAGGGATGCGGCTCGTATGAGCATTAACGAGGGCGGGTCATCGTACAAGAATTTCCAGAGATTTGTTACCCTCCTAAACGAGTGA